One region of Termitidicoccus mucosus genomic DNA includes:
- a CDS encoding autotransporter outer membrane beta-barrel domain-containing protein, which translates to MKTHSLASCIRPGVAALLLALAAASAPAQRYDWTGPADGDWADAANWTITGATIAPVSGTVHIQNGRGPLVSGSTSASLTGLYVGTTGSGGTLTLAGDAGIAVGGVIQMAILAGDRATLLVKDNASLGGGDLTFGNDAGAVFTGTVTDNGRLTAGGVLLIGYGGTSSLTATGSSSLSAGTLNLGRTIGSKGVVTLAGSSTMSALNVNLGYYRGSGELVMRDNAVLTTAGNANLGATDGANNSATTSSGVASLGGSARWTIGGTLSVGNFYRGELTIGENATVTAGKVMIGTLQGSVANMKGHGIVTLNGDAFTGRGTLETSSVTRGAGLSGTLAFNGGILRATQSNAEFLGATTGAATLVVTTGGDGAFIDSNGFDIGISPAVAFGGAGGLTKLGGGSLTLGGTIAYTGDTVVKQGALVLTAADQLAASRAVSVETGATLNGRNTDQTFNNLSGGGAVNLDSGKLTVNSDDDTAFTGVITAAGGLRKTGAGALSLGGDNIIGGIAEATDGILGIGHARALGTGTLVLSGGAVLRADADAAIANAVRAEGIPLALATNDTGGMRTLGIGGAVSGTLGALKTGLGNIVFSNDSTALSGPVDIQEGGLMVAGLGASAVTVAGGAGFGGSGDIHGNVTFTGGGFIQLGPTHNDSRNVTPSTLNILGTLALGGDTLVKYDTYGAGAADKLVANSIAFGGALSVDFANIREGIFTLITVNSGSIAPSLPGSIVTSRNGVIVSAREVLTYSLPTPQTLQVAISKTNAALTWTGADGDDWNYNTAASWSGADTRFIDGDRVIFAGTDTAGSGTISIEDNGVTAADMTVTGGKNYTFAGNGRITTDAGSVGSGAIGFGASADGRFTMQGTGTVTFENASNVFQNGIVVERGVVVGNVRSLGIGSGAVIANSGTLVFRQDDTDTYSSRLTGAGVFIKTGSAALFLDSPDSVPSGAVRVDQGALFLTETARLGSAAVTIAAGATFGGSGTAANAAVQDGGTLQVGLATTGPAVGAEVLRLAGVSLEDNARLTGAGTLDAPVSIGFRRTGVVEVAENRFLALAGDITGSGGLAKRGPGDLRLLGKAGYTGETTIEAGRLVAGAPDVLAAQSDYTVMFGAALSLGGYGQSVHSVLNEGSVVLGAATGAAGARLIITGDYTGGVTNTVNGIFPGVIELNLVASDHAPTAVDTVHVGGAVGGTSRLLVHVTDNRAAAASDMLLDIGAVITRESGDMPTNVFTLTDGTSVGRVVIGLHDYGLYYYQNEARIVATTSAEIPAALAVNATGIAVNRATLASLGRRFDQIRSLLPADGKIAQPFQLWLQGYYRRDKFDDTLFNNARSDTQGVQLGGDYSFRQQNGGLAAIGFFVDYAGSETDIPVANKPSTRLDSTGAGGYVSIHSGPWHVDAATKYSWDNYTLDVSDTPSFDMDGFSWDTMLRVSYSKTFDRTGLTLVPSARVLYQRRTVDDTTDSYGRTYHFGPRYDRVDHPTSLEWHLGASAQKNITLAGGRVFAPYVSAFWVYDMEGAMTVTSVNGTVFHSDLGGSGLLLAAGVPVRFGEHFELYLEAAVQTGAKIQSQSASLGMNYRW; encoded by the coding sequence ATGAAAACGCATTCACTCGCCTCCTGCATCCGCCCCGGCGTCGCAGCCCTCCTGCTCGCGCTGGCCGCCGCGTCCGCGCCCGCGCAACGCTACGACTGGACCGGCCCCGCCGACGGCGACTGGGCGGACGCGGCCAACTGGACGATAACCGGCGCCACCATCGCGCCTGTCTCCGGCACCGTGCACATCCAGAACGGGCGCGGCCCCCTCGTCAGCGGCTCGACCTCCGCGTCCCTCACCGGCCTTTATGTCGGCACGACCGGCTCGGGCGGCACCCTCACCCTCGCCGGCGACGCCGGCATCGCGGTGGGCGGCGTCATCCAGATGGCCATACTGGCCGGCGACCGGGCCACCCTGCTGGTCAAGGACAACGCCTCGCTCGGCGGCGGCGACTTGACCTTCGGCAACGATGCCGGCGCGGTGTTCACCGGCACGGTCACCGACAACGGACGCCTGACGGCGGGCGGCGTGCTCCTGATCGGCTACGGCGGCACCAGTTCCCTCACCGCCACGGGCAGCAGTTCGCTCTCCGCCGGCACGCTTAACCTCGGACGCACCATCGGCTCGAAGGGCGTCGTCACCCTCGCCGGCTCCAGCACGATGAGCGCGCTCAACGTCAATCTCGGGTATTATCGCGGCAGCGGCGAACTCGTCATGCGGGACAACGCCGTCCTCACCACCGCGGGCAACGCCAACCTCGGCGCGACCGACGGGGCCAACAACAGCGCTACCACTTCCAGCGGCGTTGCCAGCCTCGGCGGCTCGGCGCGCTGGACCATCGGCGGCACCCTCAGCGTCGGTAATTTTTACCGGGGCGAGCTCACCATCGGGGAAAACGCCACCGTCACTGCCGGCAAGGTCATGATCGGCACGCTCCAAGGCAGCGTGGCCAACATGAAGGGACATGGTATCGTCACCCTCAACGGCGACGCCTTCACCGGGCGCGGCACGCTTGAAACCTCGTCCGTCACACGCGGCGCCGGCCTCTCCGGCACGCTGGCCTTCAACGGCGGCATCCTCCGCGCCACCCAGTCCAACGCCGAATTCCTCGGCGCGACCACCGGCGCCGCCACCCTCGTCGTCACCACCGGGGGCGACGGCGCGTTCATCGACAGCAACGGCTTCGACATCGGCATCTCCCCCGCCGTGGCCTTCGGCGGCGCGGGCGGCCTCACCAAACTCGGCGGCGGCTCGCTCACCCTCGGCGGCACCATCGCCTACACCGGCGACACCGTGGTGAAACAAGGCGCGCTCGTCCTCACCGCCGCCGACCAGCTCGCCGCCAGCCGTGCCGTCTCGGTCGAGACCGGCGCGACCCTCAACGGCCGCAACACCGACCAGACCTTCAACAACCTCTCCGGCGGCGGCGCCGTCAACCTCGACTCCGGCAAACTCACGGTCAACAGCGATGACGACACCGCCTTCACCGGCGTCATCACCGCGGCGGGCGGCCTGCGCAAGACCGGCGCGGGCGCGCTTTCCCTTGGCGGCGACAACATCATCGGCGGCATCGCCGAGGCCACGGACGGCATCCTCGGCATCGGCCACGCGCGCGCCCTCGGCACCGGCACGCTCGTCCTCTCCGGCGGCGCCGTGCTCCGTGCCGATGCCGACGCCGCCATCGCCAACGCCGTCCGCGCGGAGGGCATCCCGCTTGCCCTCGCCACCAACGACACCGGAGGCATGCGCACCCTCGGCATCGGCGGCGCCGTCAGCGGCACCCTCGGTGCGCTCAAGACCGGCCTTGGCAACATTGTTTTCTCAAACGACAGCACGGCCCTTTCCGGCCCGGTTGACATCCAGGAGGGCGGACTCATGGTCGCGGGCCTCGGGGCGTCCGCCGTCACCGTGGCCGGCGGCGCGGGCTTCGGCGGCTCCGGCGACATCCACGGCAATGTCACCTTCACCGGCGGCGGCTTCATCCAGCTCGGGCCCACCCACAACGACTCCCGCAATGTCACCCCCTCCACGCTCAACATTCTGGGCACGCTCGCGCTCGGCGGCGACACACTGGTCAAATACGACACTTACGGCGCCGGCGCGGCGGACAAACTGGTCGCGAACAGCATCGCTTTCGGCGGCGCCCTCAGCGTGGATTTCGCCAACATCCGCGAGGGCATCTTCACCCTGATTACGGTCAACTCCGGCAGCATTGCCCCCTCCCTTCCCGGCTCGATCGTCACCAGCCGCAACGGCGTCATCGTCAGCGCTCGCGAGGTGCTCACTTATAGTCTCCCGACCCCGCAAACCCTTCAGGTCGCCATCTCCAAGACCAATGCCGCCCTCACCTGGACCGGCGCGGACGGCGACGACTGGAACTACAACACCGCCGCCAGTTGGAGCGGAGCCGACACCCGTTTCATCGACGGCGACCGCGTCATTTTCGCCGGCACCGACACCGCGGGCTCCGGCACCATCTCCATCGAGGACAACGGCGTCACCGCCGCCGACATGACCGTCACCGGCGGCAAAAACTACACCTTTGCCGGCAACGGACGCATCACCACGGACGCAGGCAGTGTCGGGTCGGGCGCCATCGGCTTTGGCGCCTCCGCCGACGGACGCTTCACCATGCAAGGCACCGGCACCGTCACCTTTGAAAACGCTTCGAACGTCTTCCAGAACGGCATCGTCGTCGAGCGGGGCGTGGTCGTCGGCAATGTCCGGTCGCTCGGCATTGGGTCCGGCGCCGTCATCGCCAACTCCGGCACGCTCGTTTTCCGGCAGGACGACACCGACACCTATTCGAGCCGCCTCACGGGCGCGGGCGTGTTCATCAAGACCGGCTCCGCCGCGCTCTTCCTCGACTCGCCCGACTCCGTCCCCTCCGGCGCGGTCAGGGTTGACCAAGGCGCGCTTTTTCTGACCGAAACCGCCCGGCTCGGCAGCGCGGCCGTCACCATCGCCGCCGGCGCGACTTTCGGCGGCTCCGGCACCGCCGCGAATGCCGCCGTGCAGGACGGCGGCACCCTGCAAGTGGGCCTCGCCACCACCGGCCCGGCGGTCGGCGCCGAGGTGCTCCGGCTCGCGGGCGTGTCGCTGGAGGACAACGCCCGGCTGACCGGCGCGGGCACGCTCGACGCGCCCGTTTCCATCGGCTTCCGGCGCACGGGTGTCGTGGAGGTCGCGGAAAACCGTTTTCTTGCGCTCGCGGGCGACATCACTGGCTCCGGCGGGCTGGCCAAGCGCGGCCCCGGCGACCTCCGGCTGCTGGGCAAGGCCGGCTACACGGGCGAGACCACCATCGAGGCCGGACGGCTGGTCGCAGGCGCGCCCGATGTGCTGGCCGCCCAGTCCGATTACACCGTCATGTTCGGCGCCGCGCTTTCGCTCGGTGGGTATGGCCAGAGCGTTCATTCCGTCCTCAACGAGGGCTCCGTCGTCCTCGGCGCGGCCACGGGCGCGGCCGGCGCGCGGCTCATCATCACCGGCGACTACACCGGTGGCGTCACCAACACGGTGAACGGCATATTTCCCGGCGTCATCGAGCTCAACCTGGTCGCCTCCGACCACGCGCCCACCGCCGTGGACACCGTGCATGTCGGCGGCGCGGTGGGCGGAACGTCGCGCCTGCTCGTGCATGTGACTGACAATCGCGCGGCCGCCGCCTCCGACATGCTGCTCGACATCGGCGCCGTCATCACCCGCGAATCCGGCGACATGCCCACGAACGTGTTCACCCTCACCGACGGCACCAGCGTCGGGCGCGTCGTCATCGGCCTCCACGACTACGGGCTCTATTATTATCAGAACGAGGCGCGCATCGTCGCCACGACCAGCGCCGAGATTCCCGCCGCCCTCGCCGTCAACGCCACCGGCATCGCGGTCAACCGCGCCACGCTCGCCTCGCTGGGCCGCCGCTTCGACCAAATCCGCTCATTGCTGCCCGCCGATGGGAAGATTGCCCAGCCGTTCCAGCTTTGGCTTCAGGGTTACTACCGCCGCGACAAGTTTGACGACACCTTGTTCAACAACGCCCGCAGCGACACGCAGGGCGTGCAGCTCGGCGGCGATTATTCCTTCAGGCAGCAGAACGGCGGGCTGGCCGCGATCGGCTTCTTCGTGGACTATGCCGGGTCCGAAACCGACATTCCCGTCGCCAACAAGCCCTCGACCCGCCTCGACTCCACCGGCGCCGGCGGGTATGTGTCCATCCATTCCGGTCCCTGGCACGTTGACGCCGCCACCAAGTATTCATGGGACAACTACACGCTCGATGTCAGCGACACGCCTTCGTTCGACATGGACGGCTTCAGTTGGGACACCATGCTCCGCGTCTCCTATTCCAAGACGTTCGACCGGACCGGCCTGACCCTCGTCCCATCGGCCCGGGTGCTCTACCAGCGCCGCACGGTCGACGATACCACGGACTCCTACGGGCG